From the genome of Triticum aestivum cultivar Chinese Spring chromosome 1A, IWGSC CS RefSeq v2.1, whole genome shotgun sequence:
GCGGGGTAAATTTCTGTCAAAAGCGGCGAGGCTCGTGCTTACTAACTCAAGCTTGTCTTCGTTGCCTATGTTTGCAATGGGCCTGTTTTTACTGGCGGAAGGGGTTCATGCCAAGTTTGACACGCCGTGGGccaagttcttttgggaaggaactggcCCGCACCATAAATACCACATGGTTAAATGGGCCTGGGTGTGCCGGCCCAAGGACCTGGGTGGCCTTGGGATCACCAATTCCAGGTGGTTTAACATCGCGCTGATGTGTAAATGGATTTGGAAAATCACCCAGGGGGCCGCAGGGTTGTGGGCCGACCTACTGAGAGCCAAGTATTTCCCGAACGGGAACTTTTTCGAAGGAAGGGTGAGGGGCTCCCCGTTTTGGAATGATCTTCAGCTGCTCAAACCTGCCTTTGCCATGGGGGCAAAATTTGCGGTACGGAATGGCAGATCCGCGCGCTTCTAGACTGACCTTTGGATAGGTACTCAACCCCTTTGGATTGAATTCCGGGAGCTGTACGATATTGCTGTTAACACCGCGGCATCGGTGGCAGATGTGCTTGATGCGACGCCTCCGACGATTCAGTTCAAGCGAGAGCTCAACGGACCCGAGCAGGCTAGCCTCGTGACCTTGATGCACTTAATTGAATCGGTGGGCCTCTCGGATCAGCCTGATTCGGTGAGTTGGGCGCTCACCAACTCCGGGAAATTCTCGGTAAAGTCCTTATATCGCAAGTTGTGTCAAGGGTCGACACAGCCGGTGATCGCAGGCCTGTGGAAAGCGCGGATGCCTTTGAAGATCAAACTTTTCATTTGGCAACTGTATCGCGATAGGCTTCCCACTTCCTTGAACGTTGCCAAACGCAATGGGCCGGCTACGGGCCCGTGTGCCTTATGCGGGGAGCCGGAGGACGCCAATCATGCTTTCTTTCGGTGCCCTTTAGCAAGGTTTGCATGGAGTGCCGTTCGGACAGCGGCTGGGGTCCTTTGGGACCCGCGTTCGGCGCCGGAGCTCTTCAACCTCCTTGCCGGGATCAAGGGCTCTGCTTTCCGGGTCATGTGGAGTTGTGTCGGGGCGCTTCTCTGGGCCTTATGGCTTACTAGGAACAAGTTCACTATAGAAGGATGTTTTCCTAATCATCCTGCTAATATCATCTTCAAATGCAACCTTCTAttgcagcagtggagtccgttggggagGCGCAAAGATGCTGAGCTGATCAAGACTGCCCACCAACGACTAATGCAAGTGTATGCGATGGCTAGGGAGCCATGATTTTTCGTGCATTTTGTTGCCTGACGAGCCTGCGTGCTTTGTACGGGCTTAGCCCTGTAATCTCGATTGGCGTCTTGTTAGCTTCATCTGAACTTTCGTGTCTAAGCCGCTAGGCTTTTGGTGATTTGTACTTAGACTTGATGTGGTATGCTGCCGttggggctttattaatttaaagccggacgcatctggcgtcttcgttctaaaaaaaacaaTCAGACAGGGTTTTTCTTTGCCGACCAACAATTCAACAACATTTCGTTCATCCATCTACAACTTTAATTAACATATGATACTGATTGTCACATACATATAGTTCATGTGTTCTAAGTATAATCACCAAGACACCATACATCAGGCTCACATCAGGTGCACCAAACATTTTCTTATTCCATTAACTATTTGTCACATACATACACTTCAGTCTGTTCTAAACATAACCACCATGACACCATGCACCACGTTCACAGAAGGTAAAAGATGCAAGTATGAGACATCAATTGTACAAAATGAAATCTAAAACATCTGGTTGACATAGATCGTTGGCTTCATGGTTCCGTATGAGTGCAGTCCTTTTGTTTGCTTCCTACAAAAGTTAAACAATTCTCCATTATAATACAGTATTAGAAACTAGAATACAGTAGAAAAAATCCAACAGAGAGGATCATCACATTCTTAAAAATATACAGTAATAAATACAGAGAATTCCATAGCCATGTGTTAACACTAACATTGATTCTCGGCTGAGATCACCACAGCCGGCCCACCATCTCCATAAGGAGTTGATAGGTCAACAAAGGCGTTTGTTTCTTCTCATTAAAAATAAGATAAATTACTCTATTGgcataggcaaaaaaaaaacagagtaCGCATGATCTTGAGGTAGCAGAAGCGTTTGAAGCATCTATTTGTCTTTAAACAATTATTAATTATGTATTATATAAATCATTCATTCTTCTGCATTTGAAGTATTGTCAGCATCTCATTGAGGTCATTTTCACTTTTTGGCATCTGACAACTAATGGGCAATGCTTATCTAGCTATTTAATTTGACTTTCAAGGACTACATTTGTGCAGACTTATTATACAAATTCGTAGATCTTACTAAAACAACTTAAGTACCTAGGCTTAACGATTATGTACTTTCCATAGCAGGTGTGTGCTAAGCATAGAGTTTTTTGTACTATTCTTCCTGGAAGGAGATTGACTAGCTGGTGAATACATCCCCTTTTTGACTTTAAATTTCACAAAATAAACAAGATGGGTCAAGTTACCTTCACATGCCAGCTCAGGAAATGTGTTTTTCCGTCTAGCTATGCTCAAGATAAACGCGCCTGGTCCAATGTGGTAGCTATATATTGTTGCACTGATGAGATTCCTTGTCCCAACATTGATTGATGCCCTCACCCAGATATAATAAATCTTGCTCCAGTACCTGCAACAGAAAGAAGGGGTTTCTTCAGATCCTCACAAAAAAAAAGAGTTTAGTCACTTTTAGTTATACATGAACAGTGCAGATATGCTACATCAAAGTATTCTTTCTATTCCTAATATCAGTAAAAGTGTGCATCATAACATATCATGGATTGCCATATTCAGATATGCCCCATCATAGCATTCTCAGGTTATTAATACACTTTAGAATTAAAAAAATAGGCATTGCATTTATGCAGAATGTATGATTAAGTGTATTATCCAAACCCAACTGATATATTAACCGACCACCATTTACCAAACTTCATGATTATAACATTGATAAACAAAGAAAACACAAAACTATTTAGTCAAAGCCATGTTCAGCTTTCTAGGATCATGTGTAATCCACATGGGAGATGGGCAGTTGGACAAGAATGCAAACCTGAAGGAGTTAACTGACGAAGAAAACAACACTTGAAGAATACTAAGTTAACTGATGAAGAGAAGAAGTGCCTGCTGTTATGTTAACTGGCGAAGAGAAGAAGGGCCTAAAACAGCGAACAAATGGGCCAGTGGACCAACCTGAAGAAGACAAAGTCCAACCCAGAAGATACAAGCTTCTGTGGCCTCCTTCGACTCGGTAGGCTACTTAACCAGAGGAAAGACTTCAAGGCGAAGCATCGAAGGAAACGACGGTGACCTGAATTTGAATCACCTACCTCTTTGCTCCTCGCCCTTTTGCTGGATGTACCTCTATCTCTCGTCCCAATCCTGCTTCCATCTATATCTCACCCACTTCCTCCTTCATGTACCCAAGGGTGTAACCTGAATTTATATCCTTCTTCCGATGCTATGAAGCGAACGAGAGACCTTAGAAGGTGATTCTGGCCTCTGCTTGATTTAGGTCCGTAACAGAAAGTAGAGGAGACACAAGTTCGTTCCTCGTGTTATTATCCAAGTTAAGAATTTCCAAATCACCACAATTATTCTCGAACCCAATTGTCCAAAACACACTATCATCAGTAAGTAAACATGATTTGCCTTCATAGACGGATATTCCTCAGTAGTAAGACACGAGGATTTGCATAACCAGATTGTACCGTCCAGGGTCGGTCTGAGAGGAGTCGTCGGCAGCGTCATTTAGAATATGGTGTCGGCGTCGTTTAGAGAGATGGAGGCGTCAGCCATAACCGTTCGCCCTATGCAGCGGCACCGTAGTCGATGAATAAACAACCATGTGCCTCTCGGATCTCATATGTGCGGCCTCTCAAGTCCCAACGCCTGGGATGGGGAAGACCAACAGAACCGCAGGCCAACTCCCCCTTGATTTGCATTAACATGAGTAGGCATATTCGTCAGATCTTCAAACAGGGAACATTCCCCTGATCCTAACGGGGATGCAGGTGGGTGATGATTCTTCATCTGTGGCATGTTAAAAAAATGGGGAACATCTTAAATCAGTACAAGCACATAATGATGCTACACCTCTTGATAAATTTAATAGACAGGGATGTGAACTGAATTCTTAAACTCTCAAGTCTTGATTGGATTCGGTTAAACAAGTAAACTCTCAAGTCTTGCTTGGATTCAGTGCAACAAGTAAGGTTAATTCCTGCGTATAAGAATGGCATCTAGGAAGGTGTCAAAAGGACCTTAGCTGCAGCAAATGCTGATGTCTGCCGGTGTCAGGAACTTGTTGAAATACACCATTTGCTGTTAGGGAGGAGGCAAAAAAGAACATATGAAACATTCTTAGTGAGATTACCTGAATTTCGGATATTAGTGGATCATTCAAAACATCCTTGAAAAGTTCACAAGCTATTGCGTAGTAATTTTCTTGCCACTTGAGGAGTCCATCGTGGTATTATGGGAAAGTGCAGATTCCTGACAGCATTTAAAAGGTAATTTCAGTAACAGAATAAATGTTGTCAACCATATTAAGAGCTTATAAAACTCAAAATTCAGACTCTAACCCTTTTAATGCTGTGTTTCGCATTTCAGTGGATTATGATAATTGACCTTATCCAACCAGCTTTTGCCTATGTTGATGTATGTTTAACCAACTTACCGCTAGTTCCATGGCTATTATCAGTTTATCACACAACAGTGTTATTTAAATGCGGAAATTATTTTTGCTGTGTCAGTATTGAAAAGGGTGGGCGTGGGCTACTGTGTAGAAAAAGAGAAACACAACATGGGAACGTAGAAGCAGAAGCGATGAAAGGTACAGGTTGCTATAGAATCAATAGTGCTCGTAATAAGCTAAAAGCTGTCGACATCAGCTAATCAATAGTCCAAACTCGTTGTATAATCAGTAGCTGAACCTTCTGAAAACCCTCAAATTCCAGACAAGGATGTTGTATTTGGGTACGATGTTTATGAGGGAATTCCTGTAAAATGTTGCTCTGCTCCAGTAAAGCTAATGGTAGCTGAACATCATGCAGTAAAAAGACCACTCTCGGCTATAAACTATATGGCGCTAGAGAAAGAAAAGAATCACAAGCATCAACTTGTCTTGTGTGGAAGGATCATATACTGTGCAATCCAATTAACTTTGGAATTTGTTGAATAATTTTTCCCTCTGTCGACATAAGCAGAGGTCTCCCCCTCATGATTCATCAGTTCATCCAATTGATGCTTCATGCTTTTTAAACCCAGATTCATTTTCCTGGTACAGAGTATGCGAGGTTCATTTGCTTACTTTTCCGGTGATCTAACTCCGTACACCCAGCCGGCAGATCAAACGTAAGATAAAAAAACCGGATTAAAGTTGGCCGGCTTGGTAGTGAGGGCCTCACCGTATAAGCGGCCGGCCGTGGAGTGGAGGATCGGCGGAGGAGATCAAGTTGAACGGCAACTGTGGGCGAGTGGAGGATCGGCGGTGGAGGCCGAGTggagcggcggcggcaggcgaTTGGAGCGACGCCCGAGTTTAGGATCGGCGGGCGGCGGTGGGGTGCCAGCGGTTGGCGGCGGCCGCCCGTGCTGGCGTCCGTGGGGCAGCACAAGAGGAGCGGGCCAAGAGTGGGGGcggggggcggcggaggaggaggaggatgggggcatGGAGCGGCGGTGGAGGCCCCGGCcagacctggccaaacgggccggcccggcacggcacggcccagcccgtgctaatcgtgcctggcccggcacggcccgccgtggcacgtttaatagccgggccgtgccgggccggccCACGGGCGTGGCTCTCTGGCCCAGGCACGGCCTGATTATTAAACGGGCCGGCCCGTGGCACGTTTAGCACGCTGGCCCATCTGATTTTTAGCCTGTTGGGCTGTATTTTAGGCCTATTGGGCTGTAATTTAGGTCATATATATAAAAAAGTTCCAAAAAAAATTtaaacgggccgtgccgtgccggcccgcgtgcccagcctccaggcccaggcatggcccatggcgtgccgcgtgccgggccTAGCCCGTTTAGCTCGGGCCATGCCGTGCCTGGGCCGTGCCGTTCCTGCGTGCTACCGGGCCGGCCCAGTTAgcacggcccgtttggccagctatagcCCCGGCCGTGCTCTGTTCGTTGGGCGGAGGTGCGGGGCCACTTCATGGTAGATAGATTCATGTCAACTATACATTATGTTTCAGTATACATGGTAGCAGTAGGACACTTCTATTTTGTCTAAGCACGATCTAAAACAGCTTGCCGAAAAAGAAGTTTGTCTGCTTAATCTTAGTAACCAGTAAATCTTTTTGTAAACATAAAATTCTAAAAACCAAGTGATCAAAATTATTTCTTCAGTTGTGATTGCTTGCAAGAATGTGCCAGTTGGAGAACAAGATATTAACAGTAGGCGAACCATCATGAAAGAATGATGACATCAAAGTCGAATGTCAACATATTGCTATTTTTGTTCTATAAGATAAGCCATATGAAAAATATGAACTCTCTTTTTCGCCATATGAAAAAATAACAACATAAAGGTCCAATGTCAACTGAGCTTGTAGTTTCCTACTCTCTAATTTGAGAGTAGCATGTGTTCAGTTCATCAATGAGAACCCAGCTCCCATGGGAATAGATTATCTTCTCCAATAAAAGTTTCCCCAATGGACCCCCAATTTCATTAAGAGATCAGAGCCCCTTTTGTTCAGATAAGTGACTGAAATTATCTTAGTGACGGGATGACGAAGATGCCCCTTTTGTTCAGACCCTCCATAGAAGAATTCATCTGGTCTTTCAAAGTTGCAACCAAGTACTACTTCTGGGAACTAAATAGAACATAATGTTACAGTATGACATTTTCACAAGGAAACATTTACGAAGTGCTACATACATACCGTTTGTACCAAAGAATTAATAGAAAACTGGAGATGTGTTTACAGGACAAGCACATGGTCCTATATGCCAATCAGAAGTAAACAGTGCGGGCATCCAACATTTGCTTGCTATCACTGATACATACTGATGTTCTTGAGAGAGTAAATAGTAGTAGCATCAAGTCGATGTGATGCATGCACATGACTATAGACATCTTCCGGTGGCCTTTTTGCCCAAACTTACTAAAGATTCATTTCCCCTGCAAAAATTAATATTCAAATTCAATCTACTAACAACCCTAGAATCCAAACAATAATAGTGATAGAATATTAGGGTTTGAACTTTACTACTTCAAGGACTTCTGCTTCCATG
Proteins encoded in this window:
- the LOC123068100 gene encoding uncharacterized protein, with the protein product MEAGLGREIEVHPAKGRGAKSLPSRRRPQKLVSSGLDFVFFRYWSKIYYIWVRASINVGTRNLISATIYSYHIGPGAFILSIARRKNTFPELACEGSKQKDCTHTEP